Part of the Paenibacillus sp. JNUCC32 genome is shown below.
TCGCCCGTTGATAATCCGGATTGATGCGGGCAGCGTCATATCCCGGAATTTGCTCGAGCGGCTTTCGCTCGCCCCCGTTCTGCACCAGCTCATCCAGCGTAACCAGACGATATCCGATATCGTCCACGGCCTTGGCAATGTATTTTATAGAAGAGACCACTTCCGGATTGACGTCGGTGTTCATGGAGATGATGCCGCCTCTGGAGACGAACCTCGCCACGTATTCTCCGATGGCTTCGGCACTCTGCATATCGCGGTCCTTCGGATTGATGTTATAGCTGACAACCGCCTTCATTCCAAGATGCGCTGCCGCCAGCGGCACATCTTCCGGGTAATCGCCCGAACGCGTCCGGACATAGCGGGGCTGGGCGCCGGTCTCCCGTTCAATAACGTCGTTTGCCAGCTTGATCTCCTTATAGATCTGATCGTAATCCAGCTTGTTCATATCCAGCTGATTGAGCGTATTGTTCTCGATTTCATGGCCTCCGGCCAAGATTGCCCCCGCAATGTCCGGCTCCTCCGCCACTCGGATGCCCGGAAGAAAGAAGGTCGCCTTGATTCCGTACGTTTCGAGTTCATCGATCAGTGCCGTCATGGTGGCTTTATCCCCCATGCCGTTAAAGGTAAGCGCCAATTCCTTCCTGGCCGTATACACGTACGGAATTTCCCTGCTCTTCTCCCCCGTATACCGCTCCACCTTTTGAGCAGGCGCTATCGGACCTCCCGCTTCATCGCTGGAGGCTGCCTTACCGCCAAAAAAACCGCAGCCGCCCAAAAACGCCAGGATCGCCAGCAAAGCGGTCATTCGGGAAAGCATGCAAAACACTCGGTTACTACTAGAAACTCTCTTCATTTGAATACTCCTTTAACATTTCAAACAGGGCTTATTGTTGAGCCCCTCCTGAACAAAC
Proteins encoded:
- a CDS encoding polysaccharide deacetylase family protein, translated to MKRVSSSNRVFCMLSRMTALLAILAFLGGCGFFGGKAASSDEAGGPIAPAQKVERYTGEKSREIPYVYTARKELALTFNGMGDKATMTALIDELETYGIKATFFLPGIRVAEEPDIAGAILAGGHEIENNTLNQLDMNKLDYDQIYKEIKLANDVIERETGAQPRYVRTRSGDYPEDVPLAAAHLGMKAVVSYNINPKDRDMQSAEAIGEYVARFVSRGGIISMNTDVNPEVVSSIKYIAKAVDDIGYRLVTLDELVQNGGERKPLEQIPGYDAARINPDYQRAKYELVYQVDTDKKEVALTFDDFGSDKTVTRILDILAEHDVKATFFLRAKGVESNPNLARAMVEGGHDVANHSYSHPVVTSLTPEELQQDVVKAHQVITEAIQQQPVMLFRPPTGVVDDKRAKALAAVGYPVIAMYDVTTLDWDISNSADDIVNGVMTKTQPGSVILLHMLDDIHTIEALPRVLEGLKDKGYTFVKMADMMQLQDQAAMEME